One part of the bacterium genome encodes these proteins:
- a CDS encoding queuosine salvage family protein, with amino-acid sequence MKLEIRREDPLNILSSTKSIVEDLNFLSINESKLDPVSRRVIERLKTGLESLEEAFGTTGSYIDDVQLIFIEDTLNFCFWAEKDRPKWSIEWPAGQITSGGWYSLKKCFERALANNIPILDADYLSNLTLDSVREFFKGINNIEIPLISRRLENLIEAGSILKEKYNGHFINVLKESDYDAIKLVKIIYGNFPSSRDTVNLDGKEVYFLKRAQICANDLSYLSKEGNGKAIKNLDLLTAFSDYKLPQIFRAFGVFEYSRELSEMVDDYTLIPAGSRQEIEIRSAAIWAVELIRQRLAKYNSCEIDNALWLISQNQSGLKPHHRTYTIFY; translated from the coding sequence ATGAAGCTTGAGATTAGAAGAGAAGATCCTCTAAATATTCTTAGTTCGACAAAATCAATTGTTGAGGATCTTAATTTTTTGTCAATTAATGAGTCAAAACTGGATCCGGTTTCCAGAAGGGTAATTGAAAGGCTGAAAACAGGCTTAGAAAGTCTAGAAGAAGCGTTTGGCACCACCGGCAGCTATATTGACGACGTTCAGTTAATTTTCATTGAAGACACACTTAACTTTTGCTTTTGGGCAGAAAAAGATAGGCCCAAATGGAGTATAGAGTGGCCTGCGGGCCAAATAACCAGTGGCGGTTGGTATTCTCTTAAAAAGTGTTTTGAAAGGGCTCTGGCAAACAATATTCCCATTTTAGATGCAGACTATTTGAGCAATTTAACCCTGGACAGCGTACGAGAATTTTTTAAAGGAATAAACAACATTGAAATTCCTTTAATTTCCAGGCGTTTGGAAAATCTTATCGAGGCAGGTAGTATCCTAAAAGAAAAATATAACGGCCATTTTATCAACGTTTTAAAAGAATCAGACTACGACGCAATTAAATTAGTCAAGATAATCTACGGCAATTTCCCTTCTTCCCGGGATACGGTCAATTTGGATGGGAAAGAGGTTTATTTTCTAAAGAGAGCCCAAATTTGCGCCAATGATCTTTCATATCTGTCAAAAGAAGGCAACGGCAAGGCAATTAAAAACCTTGATTTGCTGACAGCTTTTTCAGATTACAAATTGCCCCAGATATTCCGAGCGTTTGGAGTTTTTGAATATTCAAGAGAATTATCAGAAATGGTTGATGATTATACTTTAATTCCGGCTGGCAGCCGGCAGGAGATTGAGATAAGATCAGCTGCAATTTGGGCGGTTGAGCTGATCAGGCAGCGTCTGGCAAAGTATAATTCTTGCGAGATTGATAACGCCTTATGGCTAATCAGCCAAAATCAATCCGGCCTTAAGCCGCATCACCGGACTTACACAATATTCTATTGA
- a CDS encoding alpha/beta hydrolase has product MKFVIFHGAFGSPEGNWFLELKEKLEALGQKVIVPRFPVEDWDEVSKNGPKSFPKRQTLDNWLKVFAKEVLPKIKKGEEVCFVGHSLGPLFILHVVDKYDLKIDSAIFVSPFMRKLNIWQFDLINKTFYKTDFDFRKLKKLIPVSYVLYSDNDPYVEKYHSIGFAKRLNSSLLFVKRAGHMNLEVNLNEFPLVFELCKTRLDLSLYQKYLAHRKELYAVDYISTKSEEVVYLEPKEVFDEGIFKFRNLKKSGFCTFLTSIKFWDTAGIYYREARLAAKRIKDFNRVFVVDKISDLHKTRLLQHIRLDIASGMGVWLVMADRVREIAPELDFGVWDNDYLCVVRLNKDRYVEVKLSSRRKDVKEALSWKKKILKIATKISNADKDIKGFIKKNA; this is encoded by the coding sequence ATGAAATTTGTAATCTTCCACGGAGCTTTCGGGAGCCCAGAAGGGAACTGGTTCCTGGAGCTCAAAGAAAAACTTGAAGCTTTGGGCCAAAAGGTAATTGTTCCCCGTTTTCCGGTTGAGGACTGGGATGAAGTCAGCAAAAACGGCCCAAAGAGTTTTCCCAAACGCCAAACTTTGGATAACTGGCTAAAGGTGTTCGCCAAAGAGGTCCTGCCTAAAATAAAGAAGGGCGAAGAAGTTTGTTTTGTCGGTCATTCTCTCGGGCCTCTTTTTATCCTTCACGTAGTCGACAAGTACGATCTGAAAATAGACAGCGCCATCTTTGTCAGCCCTTTTATGAGAAAGCTTAATATCTGGCAGTTCGACCTTATTAACAAAACCTTTTACAAGACCGACTTTGATTTTAGGAAACTGAAAAAACTGATTCCGGTTTCTTACGTTTTGTATTCTGACAACGACCCTTACGTGGAAAAGTATCATTCCATTGGCTTCGCCAAAAGACTGAACAGCTCTTTGCTTTTCGTCAAAAGAGCCGGGCATATGAATCTTGAAGTGAATTTGAACGAATTCCCTCTGGTCTTTGAGCTCTGCAAGACCAGGCTTGATTTGTCTTTGTACCAAAAGTATCTTGCCCACAGGAAAGAACTTTACGCCGTTGACTATATCTCCACGAAAAGCGAAGAAGTCGTTTACCTCGAGCCGAAAGAGGTTTTTGACGAAGGCATTTTCAAGTTCAGAAACCTGAAAAAATCGGGTTTTTGCACTTTCCTGACTTCAATTAAGTTTTGGGATACCGCAGGCATTTACTACAGGGAAGCGAGGCTGGCTGCCAAGAGAATCAAGGATTTTAACCGGGTCTTTGTCGTTGATAAAATCTCTGATCTTCACAAAACCCGCCTTCTTCAACACATTAGGCTGGACATTGCTTCTGGCATGGGCGTTTGGCTGGTTATGGCAGACAGGGTCAGGGAGATTGCTCCGGAACTCGATTTTGGCGTCTGGGATAACGATTACTTGTGCGTAGTGCGCCTAAACAAAGACCGTTACGTTGAAGTCAAGCTGAGCAGCCGGAGGAAGGACGTAAAAGAGGCTTTGTCTTGGAAGAAAAAGATTCTCAAAATCGCCACCAAGATTAGCAACGCAGATAAAGACATTAAGGGCTTTATTAAGAAAAACGCCTAG